A region of the Lycium barbarum isolate Lr01 chromosome 1, ASM1917538v2, whole genome shotgun sequence genome:
AGTGGATTTCATGAACTCTATGCTTAATTTAAGCCTGGAGTTCATTTTCTCTATTGCTAGTTTTTGAGACCTGATCTGCTTTTCCCCATCTTGAAAATAATGTCAGGAGCAACAATCCAGAAGATTGGCAGGCTAGACCACAAATCAACCCTATCCATAAACCCTGCATCATATATTttcacgcaaaaaaaaaaaaaagaacttgctCTGTCAGTGTATAAAAGTTATGATCAGTCGTTACATGTAATTTAGgtacttgataatgtcagaacgGTTTTAACCTGTCAGCGTATATAAGTTAAACTCGTGTATATAAAACAGCATATTGAACGAATGGCCTGCACAGTCCACTTGAATTACCTTATAACTAAAGTTGAACTTGAAAGCCAGGACAGCGCCTATTGGCATGCCAACGCAATAAAAAGTTGCCAAGTTGATGCACATAGCGAAACGCTGCCATCCACATCCTCTTGCCACTCCTGATCAATTCATTTAAACAGTTTATGCTTTAGCTCGTTCGGTTCTACTGAATGTGTAAAACTAAAGTATAGTGTCGGACACACATGTATACATATGCAAAAAGTTTAACCTGATAGAATTCCTTGTATGAAATCGAACAAGAAAGAGACTAAAAGGAGAGGTGTCATTGAGGAAAATCTGTGGATAATCTCTGCGTTGTCACTGAAGAGGTTTGCCCAGtatttgtgaccaaaacctagagCCGTATCAACTATAAGGGCAGAAAGAATAGCTAACTTGAGAGTAACCGCCATCGCTTGCTTAGCTTTGCCAATATTTCCTGCTCCTATCTCGTTTGACACCCTTGTGCTGCACAGTGaagacataattaagtaaataaaagttaTATGTCTATCTTTCTAACTACTTAACCTTTTAGATGCAATGATCACACAATCACTATTAAAAGACAAGAATTAGTGACGGACAAACTCTGTAGGTAAATAGCAAAATTCCTGTATTTAGCgacgaattttaaaaaaaattgttagctACGAGCAATTTACTGTCGGAGTAGTTCATAGCTAATTCCAACTTTTGTGCAGTGAATTCAACATAGTGTTCCGTCATCAAAAAGAATTATCACCTGCGGACTATGGTTTATGACCCAGAATCAGGCTCGTTCATTAAGAGGCATATTGAGACGAATAAAGTAAGAGCATTATATCTCTAACAATTTAGGCATTTAAACGAGATTGTCATATAAATCAACACTGCATATGTTAAGCATTAGAATTGAAGGAAATAAAGAGATCAGAATTATGTCAACCTTTTTGTTGGTCACATTACCTTGTGTTGCACGTTGAGATGTAATTAAGAAAATAAGAGTTATAAGTCTGATCTCTCTAACAGCTTAACCTTTTAGATGAGAAGGTCGTTACACAATTCAACCTAGTGTTCCGTCATCAAAAAGAATTTTCACTTGCGGACCTTGGTCTATGAAACAGAATCAGGCTCGCATAGTAAGAGGCTTTTTGGGATGAATTAAGTAATTATCTGCTATCTCTAACAATTTAAACACAATTCAACATAGTGTTCCATCATCAAAAAGATTTTCACGTGCGGAACTTGTTCTATGAAACAGAATCAAGCTTGCACATTAAGAGGCATGTTGAGACAAATTGAGTAAATAAAGGTGTGTTATCTCTAACCATTTAAACGAGATTGTCACTTAATTCAACACTGCATATTTTTTTGCATTagaattcaaaaaaataaaagggaTAAGAATTATGTCAACCTTTTTGTTGGTCAAATTACCTTGCAGCAGCACTGAGACCATAAGATATCATGTAGGCTATGGTTTCTGTATTTACACTGGAAGGTCACAACCCAAAACAAAATTAGATCAACAGCTAAAATTCAGCCTTCAAAAATACGAAACAGTTGCTGGTGTTTCAAACCACATTGAAAACTTACCACATTGCGACGACAGAAGTAGTTGTTTCTGAATTTGGCATCAAACCAGCTAATAACACAAGAATCTCAAAAGCCCAGTACTCCAAGCTGGTGCACAACAATTGAAAACTATTAGTACCAACAAAGGTGAGATAGATATACGTGAAAAAACACTAAAAGTTCAACAATATTAAAACCTGAACTCGTAATCTCAAAATAAAGCGAGTTCAGTGCTGATAACCTTAAAGGTTGCACTAATCAAGTTTAAATTCCAGAATTGTCTCTGCCAATACACTTGAATTTGCTTTATTATACAATCAGACCTCCCTCTGTATAACAACATTTCAGTATAACGGCTAAGTTGTTGTTGGAATAgattttcatgttatgttatattatactCATGTCTTATATAACAGCCAAAAGATATTTGGACAAACAACATCGGAATACAGAGCTTTGACTGTAATAACAAAAATTAACAGAAATGAGGCTAATTCTTACCACACCATGCCAGCAGAGGGCAAAGCCAGCTTCAAGTTTGAAAGAATATAATGAAATGGCTCGGTTGAGAAACTTTCCGGCCTTATATGGCTGAATCTCTTGGAGAAAAGCACATATAGACTCAGCGTGACAAATGAGATCCAAAACGAAATTGAAGCTGCTAATGCGGCTCCTCTGAAAGCAAGACTGGTCCAATGAACCAGAGCATATGAAATGCCAATGTGGACAACTAAAGCTGCAACCGAAAAGCAAGCCAGAGGCAAGATGATTGATTGTGCTTGAAGAAATCTCACAATGTTTTGCAATAAACCATATGCAAACAATCCAGGTATAAGGAACTTCAAGAAAACCCCTGATTCTCTAGCTATGAGAGGATCTTGACCAAGTAAAATCAGGATCTTATCGGAATACCACCAGATGAAGGAAACCACAATAGAACAGAAGAATGATATGATGCATGATGTTTGAAGATGTATTCCCAACATCCTGAACAGTTTTGCTCCATATCCTTGGCCACATAATGTCTCAAGTGCGCCACTTAGGCCGACCTATAGATTGTTAATCGACAAGTTCAGAGCTCACTTCTGATGaggatataattaagtaaataaaaatgcAGTATATCTCTACGTGTATTCTTTAACAGTTGCCTAGAAAATTAATCCAAGAAAAGTTAGTGCCCTTTCATCATATTTAGAGTTACAGATCCTCAGTTGCAAAATGAGTTTGAGATGTGCAGGATAGGGGTGGGTATAAAATAGAAAAAACAGAAAAAATCAATAAATCTGACCGAATCGATTGTACTCCATGTGTTTCATTTTATTGGGTCCacaaaaatttaagaaagaaagaaatgcaCGCAAGGTGTGAGCTAATGGTCAATGAAATGAGTTGTGAATAATCGCAGAGTTATAGTGGCAAAAGTGGCCAGTCTAACGTCATATCAAAAAATTATATCGTGTGTTTAGATCAAATATTACTTATAACGGATAAATAGTTAATGTTGAACAACCTTGACACAATTGAGCCTGACTGTTCAATGGTTAAGGGTGTTCAAAATATCTAATGTATCGTGGGTTCTAATCACTTATTTTTTGTTTCCATTTTCCTTAACGAAGTGATTCTCTCATATAACATCTtgttagaaaaatattattttctatttaatatctcaaaaataaaaggACTATTTCTATAACATTTTTTATTGGCTTTAATACAAAGACTTGATTCTATTTTATTAGCCTTAATTGCATAATTCATTTGACAGTTTCAAACGGTATTATTATATTCAATTTGTTAATTAATGGTCTTAATGGCCAAATATTGTCTTTATGGTTATTTACTACTCTTAATATTTTTGGACGTTGGTATATGATTAATACATTGGATATTGGCATTTGTCCGTTGTATCATTTAGTGGATTCAACCTCTCATTTTATAGTTTTCTGATATATAAAATCCTTTGGTGCTTTTCACTCTGTGAGAGAGAATATAATTTCTTTGGCTTAACTGTTGAAGGGTGTAGAAAATAGATACATCAAGAAAAGTCCCTACATGTGTTCGCGatgaagtattttccgtaagatttccaacaatcttaaggatatttcTCGCTCTATTCTTacggaaaatcaatagataataactTAGTACAATCTGTTTAAGTTCCAGGTATGTTTCTTCTTATATTTGAATGTTAATCATACATAGATCTGGGTGGTTGTTAAAGTCTAAGGGAAGAAGAATATATTTAGTTACGGGTCCACTTTATGCTAAAGGCTTATAGACCCATTCTTTCATGATTTATAATTAATAAAGGGGCTCCATGGTTCACAATTATTTtcttctactactactactatgttTTCCAAAACGTGAAGTGGTTAGATGGAACTTTATAATTTCCTCATATAGTCAAAACGATTTTCAAGAAAATTACTGCACTTGTATAATTAAATGGTTTCTGAAGGTATCAAGGAGAATTCTTGTACTTTGTCCTCTATATTAAGCATATGTGCGAACGCAGGTTCTTACCAATTAAAGAAGGAGTTGATATTCACATAAGAATAGTTGTTTTGGGGATTTAGTATGAACGTATATATATTTTCAGTTCACTTGTTAATATGTATATACAAATGTTCCTTATAGATTTAGCTTTTAAATTGTTCTATGACTTACCTGAATTTGGTTTCACGTGGAATTCATGAATTGGATCGGTCCAGTGAGTTTTTGAGGTTGTAAGTGAAAATGTTAGAATTAGTGTGGATGACTAAGTCTTTATGACCTCGAAAATTTAATCTTCAATGAAAATATGTATTATTTTGTGTGGCAAAATAAGCCATCTATGCCCCTAAATGGATGAAGATTCAGAGAAATGATAATCCCGCTAAGCGAAAAGTAAATTTGAGTAAGCGGATGATATAATTATTGTGGTCATTTCTCTAGCGAATCTTGTGGCTAATGTGTGAGATTGGGTGTTAGGCTTTGGTGTTGTTAAGCATATTTATGCTAACATAATTTTGTGTTCTACACCCAAGTGAAAGAAGAAGAATGATTTATTTATATTGGTGATTCTAGAACTGCTTAAGTTCTTGAAATGAAAAAGTTTCATTTGAATCTAATAAATCTTGTGCTAACCAAAAACAATGTTTTTATAAGCAATGAGTATTGTAACCATGATGTATCTGTCTCTAAAAATTTTCAAGATGAAATTTTAATATTTTGTGTACTTGACTGATCATATGATTTATTTAGATTTGAGCATGTCAATTGAAAATGCGAGTTTTAAGTTTTTcttatgtgaaaaaaaaaaactccaaaattattattttaaatattatattaatgGATCTTTGCTATATTAATCATATGTTTGAATATGTTTCTTATATAACCGATCATTTGAATGTTTTTGAAATTCGATTTATTTTCTAACCATAATGATGTATCTTTGAATTCAAAGAGGTGAAAAATATGTACCTGATACTATTACTGACAAGGTCTTTGAAGGcttttgtgttgatatgatttttTTAATAGCCTTAATGTCTTTCATATAACAGTTACAAAATGTTAATCATTTGACCCATTAAAATCATTAAAGTCAATTGCTATATTGCCGTTACTGGCAATCAGAGGCAGTGTTATTAGCTATAAAATTAGCCTGCAATTATTTGTGTTCTTtatctatatatactatatttagATTGAAATATTTGAAAGTGTGGGGGTGTCTTGTTAAGATTATGCTAAACGAtgctaaaaaaagaaaaataggtTTTAAGATTTTTAATTGCATGTTGATACAGTGTTGCATCACAGATTTTGGAAAtgatgatttcaaagaaatcttTGGATGATGATTTTTACTCctctatttttgaaaatattggAATTAGTtattgtgaattgttgttgtactAGAGAGATAATATGATGCTAAATGGATCTCAAAATTTACATGTGGTTATGTGTTTATTCTTGGTGGGATGCCATAACATGAAAACCAATTAAATGAAATTTACTATTTTGGAGTTGATTGGTGATGAGGCTAAGTGGTGAAGAGACCTCTTTGTAAGTATTCCTACTGGAATAAAACCAACGTGTTTAAAAATTGGGATTGCCAAGCAGCATTAGCTGTAATGGAAAATAAAATTTTCAATGGCAATAAAATACATTCGTTTGAGACATAGTGTGATAAAGCAGCTGCTGTGAGATGAAATTATTTTCATTAATTATGTGAAGTCAGAAGGTGAACTTGATCAATTCACAGACTATGAGAAACATCGAGGGGAATGAGATTTTTAAGTCAATTTGAGAAGATCaacaatgatggtaacccaacctatgtgattggagatcccatgaattaggttcatatgggtaataacaagtcattagttgatcaagTGTGCACTATAAAATTATATCTCTtcctatggtgtgtgaatatagtgcaATTCTGCAAGGTAAAGTGAGGTTGAGttataaactcttaatccattaccatatcctttataggtggtgtattgcTCTGCAGAGTACACTTGATGGGTGGACCTAAATGAGTATGGAGTGGTGCCGCTTCGATGAAATTGTGACGGATTTCTTgagcactcatgaataccaggacacgcgcacgacctcttagcgcaaaaccgcgataacgacaaagattgtgCGAGTATGATGTGATAGAATAAGACCCTGACTTACAAAAGAATTCTTGGTTCATAAAAGTTCTAAACTTCACCAATTATTCTGTAAGTTTATACTTATTTAATCTAGGTCTGGTTCATAGTCTACGCGACACCAGATTCGACGCATTATGCTCTTTTGTGAGAACCCATCaaaacttctcattttattctATTTCAAAActtcttatttttatttattttattatttttgagatatatgggggattgttagaaaaatattattttctatttaatatctcaaaaataaaaggACTATTTCTATAACATTTTTTATTGGCTTTAATACAAAGACTTGATTCTATTTTATTAGCCTTAATTGCAGAATTCATTTGACAGTTTCAAACGGTATTATTATATTCAATTTGTTAATTAATGGTCTTAATGGCCAAATATTGTCTTTATGGTTATTTACTACTCTTAATATTTTTGGACGTTGGTATATGATTAATACATTGGATATTGGCATTTGTCCGTTGTATCATTTAGTGGATTCAACCTCTCATTTTATAGTTTTCTGATATATAAAATCCTTTGGTGCTTTTCACTCTGTGAGAGAGAATATAATTTCTTTGGCTTAACTGTTGAAGGGTGTGGAAAATAGATACATCAAGAAAAGTTCTTCCTCCCATATTTTTGTGTGCTGGGTTTTCTTTTGagataaatctttgttagattctggctcctagttttatactagaagagcttgttgaatcctgggggatacactcatgccgggtgaaatatccttaaggacagtgccattggcatgcctcaagc
Encoded here:
- the LOC132598403 gene encoding protein DETOXIFICATION 18-like; this encodes MTITNMNAPSPEEIVVQPQPAPALPGGEQKDNSSNKCCLKIIDCKEAKNQVLFSVPMIVVNGCFYFINLVSVMFAGHLGKLELAASNLANSWAMVTGFSFMVGLSGALETLCGQGYGAKLFRMLGIHLQTSCIISFFCSIVVSFIWWYSDKILILLGQDPLIARESGVFLKFLIPGLFAYGLLQNIVRFLQAQSIILPLACFSVAALVVHIGISYALVHWTSLAFRGAALAASISFWISFVTLSLYVLFSKRFSHIRPESFSTEPFHYILSNLKLALPSAGMVCLEYWAFEILVLLAGLMPNSETTTSVVAMCVNTETIAYMISYGLSAAASTRVSNEIGAGNIGKAKQAMAVTLKLAILSALIVDTALGFGHKYWANLFSDNAEIIHRFSSMTPLLLVSFLFDFIQGILSGVARGCGWQRFAMCINLATFYCVGMPIGAVLAFKFNFSYKGLWIGLICGLACQSSGLLLLTLFSRWGKADQVSKTSNRENELQA